TTACCTTGTAGACATCGTAATTTTCAAGTATGTGATCAAAATCAGTATATAAACTATTTAGCATCTGGACAATCTGAAAACAGAATATGAAGAGTCAGATAAATTATTTGTCAGCTCCTCAGGCACATCATTTTGAGAAAGATAAAAGCTGTTATTGTGAGAAGGATTCCTGTTTGTGGGGAAATTAAAACTCTGTTATACTGTAGACTCTTTGGGTATAGATCCACAATATCAGCATTCAGCCAATGACAAGAGTGACTCATGACTGACATTAATTAACAGATTCATGGTATTCAGTTGATTTTATCGGTGAAGTTATTTTTTAGCGTTTACCTCTAAAGGCGAACTGGCTGCCGCAAGCTTTGTAAACCCAACGATATCACTGAAGAAAACGGTCACTTGGCTGAATGATTCTGGCTCCACAGCTTTACCTTGTTTGAGGTCTTCTGCTACTGATCTGTACAAAAAGCGAGAAAAGAAAATGGTTGTTTTCTGCAGAGTAAGTCGTTATTCAAGAAATAAGAGATACGACGTATATGAATGATAGTAATGGTGGCCAtattttgatgatgaaaaataTCGATATATCGGGAAGCCTAGTGTCGTGATATCCGATATATCGTCCCAGCCTACAAAAACTTACAATTACAATAAATGTAAAAACGAAAGATTGGCACGTGGATATGgacaaaatgtgaccgtacaccacgaatgagccgtaaatgtcctcaattgtattctgagttacagtgtaaaatgggcatgaaggtcatattcataggtatttcaatttggtgctacgtgtatctcattaaatgaggtacacgtagcaccaaattgaggtacctatgaatacgaccttcatgcccattttacactgtaactcagaatacaattgaggacatttacggctcattcgtggtacGGTCACAAATAGCAAACATTGATCGATTGGCGCGAAGTGTTGGTGCGTTGTATCTTGTCTATACATGTAGTCTCCTCAGCCGCCAGTTTGATTCTGCTCGCTCTCCACACAAACCGTATATCAATTGTGTGTGATAATAGTGTGTGATCCCGTCCCCTCAAATAGTGGAGGGGGTCAATGGAGTGAGATAATCAAACCGCTGGCGATGGCGACTAATTTACATGTTGCGTTATGAAGCAACAGTTGAATTCTTCATACGCCTTACCTTGGAAGTATCTGGTAGAGTAAAGCATCTGTTTTCTTCTTCTCATCTTCCAACTGTCGTGTCCTATCTTCTACCATGTCCTCTAATTGATTCGTGTATTTTCCATCATATCTACCATGTTGTCAATAAGATTGGCTTTTCTGTAAAACCGTTCATCAACAGAAATTAGAGTTTAGTCACATTCTACGTAATTAATAAGATAGACAGGGCGTCCCAAAAAAGGCTAGCCCAACGAAAACAAGTCTTAACGCATTTAGTCCAATAACCGTTTGGTCCAATACTCATCTGGTGcataaccattaagtctaataaCCACTTGACCTGATACCCAATTGGACTAgaaatagccatttggtctaatatccaatTAGCCTACCAAACGTTTGATTTAACAAGCATTTAgtctactaaccgattggtctaCCAGTACTAACTGATTGAGCACGTGTAAGACTGAACAGGTGCAATAACGTTACTACCCATACTGTGAGGTCATGGGGTCAAGACTGGGTCACTGTGGTTTTAAAGGGGTCACTGCCGAATATTGGACTATTATGATCATTAGAGAAAGTGATAATTGGCCCTTTTGGTAAATAGACCAATTGCATTATAGACAAAATGGGTATTAGATGATTGGATGGTATTTGACTAAATAGCAACAAACCAGATACCATTACATACCTTCGGACGCCTTTTCAGGGAAACATTGAATGTTACAAAATACATCAAGAAAGAATTCAATTGCATACCTTCCTTTACAGGACTGCTGTAAGTCCCTTATGATCGCTGAAAACGTCGGCCTTGTTTCAGGATTTTGTTCCCAGCACGATTTCATGAGTGCAACCATTTTAGGATCAGCAGATTCATCTGTCACTTCTGGGCGGAATGGTGGCGTCCTTCCTTTCTTGACTTCATATACAATttctataataggaaacataacgattattattaatgttaaatcagggttaaattttttttaaagcgccGTGATTTATACtcatttatagtgcgctacgcacagccAGATCGCccagatgttgatccacaagcttcagcacactttCATCGAACTATAAATGTCACTTTTTAAAGGAGAACCGTACATAACATACCCTCTGTAGATTTCAGTGTGTGTGGATACGGACTATCACGTAAGAATATCTCTTGCATGAGAATCCCAAATGAAAATACATCTCCTTTTTGCGTCCCTTGTGCAGGCATAGGATTTTGGACTAAAATCTCCGGAGCTGTCCACAAAAGACCTATcaagtaaaattaaaaaatatatgatTACATTCAATGATATATAATGAAGGAAAATGACGACCTCACGATTCAACAGTTTGGGGTCTtgtaatgtatttgtttatttattattttgtacgtctacccagcaaacacaaacatgtttttaaaatgttttaaacaggttattttTTGGGTTtaggtttagataaaaacgttttgattaaattaaatgttgggttatataaaggtcatgaaaacgtttaaaaactttttctatgaaaacacactacaacaatattttttcaaatgttttcaaaatgttattgtaattttttttttttgtgcaaactttgtttgccaaatattctgTCAACACTTAGTTAAATAACAGTATGTTCGAATATTtccagtaggttatcaacaaatgtttttaaatggtattaaaacgttttataccctttatatgccctttatataaccagacattgaaacgttttctggcagccttttctaaccttttgcgaatgatctcgaaaacattttgtgtttgcttggtattCTCTTTTCTGTATTAAATCAAGAAGCAGATGTATTTTTTCTTGTTAGTGGCGAATCCTATACTACGAGGGTTATTCACCACCGTCATATCTCTGTTATCTTCAGGTGCCactaagataacagagatgtgatacTGGAGGTAGAagtttttgaatgaccctcgtatataccATTGATACCGACCGACAACATTTGTTGGTTGGTATAATAAGGCACCAcgttcaatttggtcctatagaactatcggtgcccggttaggtaccgctgactcttaacatcgctccctggagatataataaatggtatcaagcataataattgagagttgcatagtgttattgtttttcatttaaataaaaaacaaatgcactgtacaaatattcggggtacgataaaaagtgtcatcggtacctcttcgtgCACCGATAGCGGTATAGGACCAACACATTGTTGTGCCTAAACGAGGAATGTTAGGGGTGAACGGGAGCTGAAATACTTGTAGAATCAAATGTCACCaattaataaattattaatagTCAATGCATCAAGTAATGTTTTGCACTTCGCGGAAAAGATAACAAATGTCATATATATCAACACAAACAAACACGAATAAAATTGGCCTATTGATGAACTAGTGATTTCTATCGAGTCCGCATTGGCAATACTAACACGTGGTGGCACGATCACGGTAACCACTTAGGTCCCGGGTTCACgcatcgttttatatatattatatattatagtaATGGTTTTCGTGAGTATAACAAAAATACTACGATATACCCGTGAATTGAGCTTCTCGACTCGTCTTCTGTTCTTCTCCGTCACGGAAATTAAAGACGCCAAACTCGGTGACTTTGCAGACCCATCTACTGTCAATGAGACACGTAGCAGATGATAACCCTCCGTGAGAATGAATAGGACTTGCGTTATATACGCCATACCCTGCAATAAATGAAAATCAAACAAAACTATTTCTATTCCAGCTCAAGTCCAGTGACACCTGATTAATTTTCCTGGACCGTTGGATGTATTGTAATATGTGTAAGCATTTTACTGTCAAAGTGCCAGTTGTTATACTCATGATATGTCAGTCGATTTGTAAcagatatggttttttttttaaattacatttcTCACGTTATCGTTATAGAACTTAGGCATAATTATCGCTTCTCAGGTCGATTGAATGCGAAATTTGTGAAACTGACGTTTTTTGTAAGCAGAATTTAAGCGTTTTGTAAAGCACACTGCGTGTATTTGTACAATACCTGTGACTCATTACACACAACTAATCCTAAAATGTATGAACATTTAGATTTTGGCCAATATGCTATTAGCATACATATTACACCCAAAGCTGAAAGCTATCGTACTCGTTGAAAGACGAAATCTAACGAAGGCTGTAACAGTCCATACTGTTGAATACTACGAACACTTGGGtcaaagaaaaatgtttgtcTATCAAACATTTTGCAGAATACACTgacgaagtgacgtaataataggattaactgccatagcaatagatgaaaacaatttttgattataccgCGCTGccctagtacgttcacgcggtaattctgcattgaagatatcatgttgatcactcgcacctgtaagatcggTATATTTGACaagagcggcattgtattcaatacTATTATTGAAGACATACACagcacgatatattcaaaattgttttcacctattgctatggtagtgatcaaatttattattttaaggggtactacacccaatatacataacttttgttaccactgtgttattattttttgagaaaaatgcaaaaatagtcacaaatttaccacatgggtgtagtacccccttaaaataataaatttgatcactaccatagcaataggtgaaaacaattttgaatatatcgtgctGTGTATGTCTTCAATAATAgtattgaatacaatgccgctcttGTCAAATATAccgatcttacaggtgcgagtgatcaacatgatatcttcaatgcagaattaccgcgtgaacgtactagagCAGCGcggtataatcaaaaattgttttcacctattgctatggtagtttttgagaaaaattcaaaaatagacacaaatttatcgaggggtgtagtacaagTTAAATGGTTACCTTGGCAACGTCTGAAGCAAATGACCATTGGAACAAGAAGTCAAGTTTAATATGATCATTGGCCAGGACATCCtataaagataaataaaaagcatgataAACACGGACTGATGATCAATCATAGTGAGATGACATGCACGACAAATGATGATCGATCCAATCAAATGCATCTTTCAATTCAATGCACTTCTTTACTTCGCTGTTAGAGGTATTCTTGCAAGTGATTGATTCAATTATTATCGCTTAATCCGTCGCGCAAGTCATGGGGAAATGTGTGTTTCTGCTCATCCACTAATTATTGTAAATTTGCATATTGTACTATTATAGTACAgtctacatgtataatagactgtaacaataaaagttatacaattgcaatttcgctttttagaagaaaaaaaagagatcTTGGCAACAATGATATATGCAGTTGAATCAGTAACATCtcggctaacagaaaaactttatttGGTTTATTTACTGGCTTTTGGCTCAATTAACAactattctcattttcaaggaattccttcGCAGGTAGGACTATGTCCGCCGTAGTGCTGttatcttggatcacgaaattgttcctgAAGTCTCTTCtcgcaaacggaagcataactgtaccaagaacatgcaggtattggtcctggttcatgtaGAGATGTGATTTCGAACTACTGTGAAATGCTctccatactgtgattccaccaccatctccctggactctaggcaggatacaatcctcaagtaGGGCTTGATCAACCTGTCTTTAGACCTTGAATCGGCCaccttgtctgtagaggaggaaccgggcctcgtcagtgaagatcacattacgccagtggcctactgtaaagttcctatgtctctgtgatcaaagtaagcgcgcatgccgatgtctttttAGAAGTATtagctttcttattggtcgtcttgtgcgaaaacctgcactaaccagtctatttttcgcaagtttcctggtaacaggcgcgtttatggacctcagccattctgctGGTAGCCGAGATCCaggcttcgtgcggccattgcggcTATATGGCAACAGTGAAAACATATTCttcaaacaaaattgaaaaatatttgtttcttttattaaaataacGTCTATGAATACGTTACATTGTCCTGAGCCACTATTCCAGCCTCGTTTGTGTTATATTGCGTGGCAATAATTAATTGGGGCGATATATAATTTTCGcataataataagcaaaataaataaataaatgaataaatacaagaaatatatctttcttaATATGACGAATAAATGAACAAGGAACTGAATTGAGTATTCACAATACGGAAAATAATGAACGCACATTGCAAGTTAAGCGAGGTTAATACAAGAATATTGAAGGTCGTAGGTAATAAACTGATCGGTTAAAACACTTGAACTTGATTGTGAATGCTTGGAAATTAAATGCCAATCACTCGAAACAGCTTCCTTCGTTTCTTACTAACAAATCCTAATAAATTGACGCTGTGCGCCTATGTTAATAATCGTACAAATAGCCCGACAAATAGTTAGTCCGCACTTGTTTGAGTCATCATAAATTTTAATATGATAATAAACACTTGAATCTTTATAAAGGTTTGACCCAAATTATGTGAGACAACCTTTTGGACACATTACCCATATGGAAATTGAAATCAGGTTGTCTGCAAAAATGTCGACCCTGGGTTAAGCGGGGAGGGCGCTTTTTTAAAAATGGCCACTAGAATCCCATTATAATGGCATTTTGAtagcaatttgaagttattgtgagatattttttattttctttgcagatatggtgtaatattgactcaagtctatttttgtaaatgaaaaacaATGATAGAGGGTGCTTTTTTTATGTGACCACAAAAATGCCTTAAAATTCCATATAATGGCATTTAAATAGCAATTTGAAGTAATTGtgagatttaaaaaaacccattattTGAAAATATGGTGTAATATTGACTCAAGTCTACTtttgtaatataataatattgtaataatgaTAGAGTGcgcttttttttctcaaaatagccgccaaaatgccttaaaatccaATATAATGACATTTGAATAGCAATTTTAAgtaattgttatatattttattctaTTTGCAAATATGGTGTAATATTAACTCAAGCCCACTTCTGTAACTGAAAAGCTGTGATAGAGGGTGCTGTTTGAACAATTGCTGCCAGAATGCCTTAAATGTACTTCAAATCTAGCTATTTTTAAACTTATTGGCCTATGGCCTTAAAAGCACAGATGGAGGGCGTACACACAGCTGATTCGGGGAGGTTGTTCCAAACGCGGATTGTCCTTGGAAAGAATGAGTAGTTATAAACATCTGTGGTTGCACTAGGTTGGCGACAACACAAAGTATGGTTATGCCGGATGGAGGATGAGATGCACTAATAACATGGAGGCAGGTTGATGTTGACTAATTGACAGTGGATTTTGAAAAACATAACAGATTGGTAGTAGAGATGTCTGACTTGGAGGTTGTCCCAACCAAGCTTTTTTCTGAGACAGAGGAGGTCCTGTGGAAGTCTTGGAAGACGAAACGCGCAGCATGGCGCAGGATACTTTCGAGGCGCTTACATATTCCAATTGCGGTATAACTAAGGAATGATAGGCTCTGGCTTTGACTTCACTACTACATGGAGAAAGTGTTCTTCTGAGCATACCAAGGGTGCGACTTGCTTTGGCCGCAGCCTTTTGACAATGGGCTGGCCAATTAAAATTCTCTGAAATGGTGATGCTGAGATAGTTGTGCTGTGAAACTCTCTGCAGCTCTTCTCCATTGATGGAATATCGGTAGATGCTGGGTTTTTTCTTCAGGGTCACTGACATTAGCCATGTGTCTGCCAAGGTAGCCAAGGTTTCAAGATCATGCTGGAGGATGTTATGATCAGATGGAGAGGCGATTTCTTTGAACACAATGCTGCCATCAGCAAAGAGGCGAATGTTGGACTGAagatttatatcatttatatacaagagaaatatattcaaaatttgtatggtaatcaatcctgttacatcactactacaGCGAATTGATGTCTTGCCGATTGATCTAATACATCGTCCCCCCAGCTGCCAGTCTGTTTCTTCTCGCTTTCCACACAAGCCGTCTGCCCAGTGAATCTGAATCGCTGTAAAAATATGACCAGATCATGCTGATAATAAGGATGGTCTCGATTCATAAATATTTGAGTAACGTATGATGTCGTGGGAAATATTTTTATAGAGGGCTCGTTCGTAATCATTGGCAGACTTTTTGTGTAGATTGAGCAGAATCAAACTGGCGGCGGTGGAGACTAGTAATACATTATTGGATCTGGGTCGTGCATACGTGCATATGTGCTGCATCCTTTGTGTGCAGAAACTTGACACATCCTTAGTGGTAGGTTTTGGCAAAAAGTAAGAGACCAATCAAAGTCACTTTCGATATGAAGGGTGCATTTATCGATTAGTGTCTGTCCCAGCCGGTGGCGACAACCTCTAAATACATCCTTTCTCATTGGCTCGAACCGAACACGGAATTTCTCCGTGTTACATCAACAGTTTTGATAGCTTTGTGGTGATATAAATCCACACATCCAGTCGACTACGCGCTTCTTTTTCATGAAAGgcacaggcggcataggacacgcaacacgtgatGTTCGAAGCTGGCGAAAATACAatgctgacagccccattcaacaTAGACGCTTAGCAGTTTTAAATTggaaaacaacatacttacagtggggtactttgtcgaaccccgacggttttagagttaGATAATTTTGCTtcgacaccacataacaaatttagaattgtttgtgaagatttcatgattccATGATTActtgttaatccaatggcgacttcaaaaatggcgatatcgcatccaccaccgCCTGAAAGGCGATATCAGCCGATTAACGCCTGCGTGGATAATTTGCATTTTATCACATTAATGTGAACCAGTTTAACAACATTAAAGGCCTATTCTGCAACACATGAGCGAGGGCGGCGCTAGACCActaatcttgtcttatccagcctttattgatagcaggcatccacctctattgaaataagctgattggtacttcaaatgAATTCAAGTTACAGATCACACAAGCCCTTgcattttcgtttctgaacagaAACTGTAACGATAAAAAGACCCTTGGTAATCATCCGTCATCTTGGAGACGATCTTTATTATGTTATAAATGAACGAATACCAGCTTACCTGAAGGCTACCTCTATTGCAGTATTGATATACTAGGCAAACATTCTCAGGATCCACACAGGCACCCGCGAATACACTAATATTACTATGTGCCATATCTCGCAGCTGTGATCGAATAAAAAAAAGTGATCATTATACTTTTATTCAACTGAATGTACAAAAGTTGTAATCATTAATGTAATGCTTACTTAAGGGATTAATTTTACTATCTAAATTTTTGTTACATTTCAGATCATTTATTGGATTCTTTATTTAAGGTTAGAAGCTATTCCTTACTTACTTTCTTATTAAACGTTTGGAATCcttcataatattattttttccaCAGAAAAAAGGAAACTTTGTTATGAAACGTTTAGAATCCTTTATAAtatagagattgcgatttccaaacgtacgtatcgaacgcccGTGTAATCTATTCCAAATCCCATAACAGGCGAGTGatttcgatacgtacgtttggaaatcgctaTCTCcctattatattataaattatgTATCGACCCTTTCTTTACATCCCAAAATGTTCGAACACTCGAATCTCAGAATACGAGTTAAACACGGTGCGTTAAATCCAACATTGGGGACATCGGAGCATCGCCGGCGGAAGTACCCCTGACATGCTGCATCTTGGGATAAATGAAAACGTTCTACAAAATATGTAATATTACTTAGTATACTTCACCTCTTTGAAATCTTTCAATATTTCCCTTGTAATATTGACGGAGGTTTTGAAAACTGGGATGATACCCACTCGCTGACCCTGATAGCGTCCTACTCTACTGTATACATGCGAACTGAACATGGATATATTGCTACCGTCTGCTCGGCTGCTGGCTTGAGATACCTACGTAAAAAACGAAATACAATCTCTTAAATAGAAAGCAGAATAATACACTTGTGTCTAAGCAGATAACAAAGAAAGATGAGTTTCATTCCCTTATTGGTAAAATCAAGGGAATACAATCCCTTAATAGAAAACAGAATAATACACTAGTGTCAAATCGGAAATTCGACTATCAAGCAATTGTAACACACAACAATGCATAATGCTCTTATTTGTAAGAAATGTGGTTTTAAGGCACATTTATCGTAAACCTGAgggaggtcctgggttcgattcccaggcgggatcactttttgtGGTGGTGGAAATCAAAATGTCATGGAAAGATCTTTATGTTGTCAAATGGGTCCTAAGTGGGATATATCgaaaataaactttaaaaaaatacaagTACAACAATACGCATGTGCGCCGATAGGTTATGAGTGTTagtttttttgtataaaataaaatagtttaagCGTAAAATGCGTAGTATGGGTCACGTTGGTTCCCCATGAGGAAAAAACAAATCATGCCGTCATTACTCATTTTATCAATCACAAATACAATAATGGACTAAGATGTCTTCATTTTCATTCTCCTACTATACTATACAAGATAAAGTTAATGTTCACATTACCCTACTTGTGCTGAAATCAAAACTATTTCTACTCTTCTTGTCATCACTATGATGATCAAATACAATATCATCATATCGAATCTTCCACATCTCCCGTCGAAGTTCCGCTTCATATTTCCGGTTTCTATAGAAAAACAGATAATCGTGACAAGGACATAATTTGTTAAGTTGAAAAAGTGAATGTTAGTAGGAAAAGAAGTACCAAACTTTTTTCATATAGAAGATCATTATGTG
Above is a window of Amphiura filiformis chromosome 20, Afil_fr2py, whole genome shotgun sequence DNA encoding:
- the LOC140142510 gene encoding LOW QUALITY PROTEIN: atrial natriuretic peptide receptor 2-like (The sequence of the model RefSeq protein was modified relative to this genomic sequence to represent the inferred CDS: inserted 1 base in 1 codon), with amino-acid sequence MGDDGRDKDAIKAFNGILDVKLLKPETPEYKKFEKEVRQKTAEPPFNYVMPPDEDVYLEAALLYDAVYLYALALEKALREGIDPEDGWGISQRLFNISFMGIDGEIVIDHNGDRRPNYMLQNFQNNSLITVAQYYNNVGEYVSLNRTIIWPGGSNTPPLGEPACGWYNERCQPKLTKPELIVTIVGSCFLMLVLVVVGGLIYRNRKYEAELRREMWKIRYDDIVFDHHSDDKKSRNSFDFSTSRVSQASSRADGSNISMFSSHVYSRVGRYQGQRVGIIPVFKTSVNITREILKDFKELRDMAHSNISVFAGACVDPENVCLVYQYCNRGSLQDVLANDHIKLDFLFQWSFASDVAKGYGVYNASPIHSHGGLSSATCLIDSRWVCKVTEFGVFNFRDGEEQKTSREAQFTGLLWTAPEILVQNPMPAQGTQKGDVFSFGILMQEIFLRDSPYPHTLKSTEEIVYEVKKGRTPPFRPEVTDESADPKMVALMKSCWEQNPETRPTFSAIIRDLQQSCKGRKANLIDNMVDMMXKYTNQLEDMVEDRTRQLEDEKKKTDALLYQILPRSVAEDLKQGKAVEPESFSQVTVFFSDIVGFTKLAAASSPLEIVQMLNSLYTDFDHILENYDVYKVETIGDAYMVASGLPRRNGNQHAGEIGTMALDLMSYMRTHKITHKPEHKLHLRIGVHTGPVVAGVVGEKMPRYCLFGDTVNYASRMESTGSALRIHISPECMNVLCKIGGFQTVLRGAIDIKGKGSIVTYFLTGKDGFSKELPSLTEVSSLANGNITANRYT